CCGGGTCCGACCAGTGGACGGTCGCCAAGCGGATTGACATCGCCGGCGAGCTGCAGCAGGCGCGGCATGGTGATGTCGGCGTCGGGAAAGAGCGTCGTCTGCCAGCCATCCGGCGCGGAGAGGTACGAATCGGGATCGTTGCGGAGGAGGCCGGCAAACACCTGGGCCACGATGCGGCCGCCGACCGGGCCAAGCATCTGGCCGCCGCCCAGCACCTCCGCCTCTTTGAGTACGTAGAACCAGAGCGGCGTTTGCTCCAGCAGGCCGTGCGCGCGGAGCACCCGTCCAGCCGGGGAGTCGTCGCCAAGGTGCCCGGGGCCGAGCGGCCGAATCCCGTAGTGCGCCGCAACCGATTGGCCTGACGGCAGCCCCGCCCGCTGGCCGCGCACAAGGTTGCGGACCGGCAGCGCCGCCGACCGATCCGCTGGATCGTCGCTGGCGGGGTTCCCGACGTTGACCAGCCGGAACAGCGTCGGCGCGAGGAGCGGATCGAGCCTGCGGCTCAGGGTCGGGCGCGGCGCGCCATCGAGCAGCCGCCCAAAATCGAAGAAGCGCCGCCAATCAATGATCCAGTCGCTGGGAATCGGCACTGGATCAGTACCGTCCCCCGAACGGCTCCCTGAGCGCCCCGAGAAGCGGAAGAGCAGGCTGAGCGTGGCCGGCGTCACGGCATCCGGCCCAAACCCGAAGACGCGATTGAAGTCGTACGCCTCGCGCACCATGCTGTGCCCGAAGCGGTAGGCCGCCATCGAGAACTCGACCGGGATGAACGGGTACGTTGCGTCGTCGTAGATCGTCGTCTCGGAGGTCAGCTCGGCCCGCAGCACGTCACGGTCGATCAGCCGCCCCAGGAAGTCGTGGACCACGACCCACTGGTAGTGCCAGACGACAAGCCGCCGCGCACGGTCGAAGACGGACTCGCCGGGGATGTCCTTCACGTCGATCTCGTCGCGCCGGATGCCGGCGACGACCCGATTGTGCAGCTTCAGCATCGCCAGGTGAAGCTGCGCGACGATCAGGTTTTCGTCGTTGCGCGGGTCCGCGATGATCGCCAGCCCGCTCCTGGCGCGGGGGAGATCGTTCGGAAACGGCGGCAGCGCCCGCAACGTCCGGTCGCCGCGCACCTTCCAGGGGACCGTCTGCCCGATCTCGAACAGGTCGGTGTCGTCCGGCCGACGGCAGTAGAGGTACGGCTGGACGGCGCGGCCGCCCCCGTACACGCTGTCCAGGTCGAGGGCCGGCGTCCGGAAGTTCTCCAGGGCCAGCGGATCGACACGCCGCTCCTTCAGGGAGGTCGGATCGAAGGTGATATCGTGGTCGATAAACTGGCCGAGGTAGGTGAACCCGGCCGCCACGCCAGCGTTGTCGCCGTCCGGATCGGTGCTGGCGGCCCCTTCGTTCATGGCGAGGCCAAGCTCGATCAGCGCACGCTCGTCGACCTCCAGGTGGTCGAGCTGCGGGAACATGCGCCCGAACTTGCCGCTGCCACCATCCGGCGGACGGCGCGTCGGGTTACCCGGCCGCTCCATCGAGCCTTCGCCGTGAGAGAACACGTCGGTCTGGATCGTCGGCCGGCGCGCATCTGGCATCAGACGCCTCCCGCTCGCGGGCGGACGGACCGGCCGGCCACCCACTTCCTCGCGTGCCGCCATCCGCTCTGCGGATGATCCGCGGCGCTATCCTGGTTGGCACCAGGATAGCGCGATTCGGCAACACGGTGGTGTGCGGTCACCCCGCAGGACGGCCCTGAGCGGGTGCGGAAAGTGAGCGGGCGCGGCAAGAGCGGTCAGTCGCGCGGTACGAGCTGCCCCAGCCAGACGCCGGTCTCGCCCACGATCACCCGTGGCTGATGGCAAAGGTCGGGTGGCGTCCGCGAGCCGGTCAGGAACATCGCCGTCCGCAGCTCGATCAGGAACT
This is a stretch of genomic DNA from Chloroflexota bacterium. It encodes these proteins:
- a CDS encoding peroxidase, translated to MPDARRPTIQTDVFSHGEGSMERPGNPTRRPPDGGSGKFGRMFPQLDHLEVDERALIELGLAMNEGAASTDPDGDNAGVAAGFTYLGQFIDHDITFDPTSLKERRVDPLALENFRTPALDLDSVYGGGRAVQPYLYCRRPDDTDLFEIGQTVPWKVRGDRTLRALPPFPNDLPRARSGLAIIADPRNDENLIVAQLHLAMLKLHNRVVAGIRRDEIDVKDIPGESVFDRARRLVVWHYQWVVVHDFLGRLIDRDVLRAELTSETTIYDDATYPFIPVEFSMAAYRFGHSMVREAYDFNRVFGFGPDAVTPATLSLLFRFSGRSGSRSGDGTDPVPIPSDWIIDWRRFFDFGRLLDGAPRPTLSRRLDPLLAPTLFRLVNVGNPASDDPADRSAALPVRNLVRGQRAGLPSGQSVAAHYGIRPLGPGHLGDDSPAGRVLRAHGLLEQTPLWFYVLKEAEVLGGGQMLGPVGGRIVAQVFAGLLRNDPDSYLSAPDGWQTTLFPDADITMPRLLQLAGDVNPLGDRPLVGPGGNRPFAIPQTARPVVAVQGAGYANVLARRRP